The Xyrauchen texanus isolate HMW12.3.18 chromosome 28, RBS_HiC_50CHRs, whole genome shotgun sequence genome has a segment encoding these proteins:
- the kctd1 gene encoding uncharacterized protein kctd1, producing MSEEEAELEWEECGEPDSCATVETEEAVLMRNTDQRCGDELDQLCAAVDSEPEGDMHRSPSDRSRLSENTRLATRYAVRIFREYLTEKTQSTDFESMDKHALCKMLRSFYSEARSKSGQLYSKSSLISIRSSLNRYLNEPPFCRTLDLTKDPELRSANLALAAVIRKLEEQGAGPVVQKQAITRSDLRKLYTSAVFSASTPFGLLNKVWFETCMYFCTRGRENQRELEEDSFGLAMDEDGRKFVYFKALGPYHKSRSSSWTKKRSDTDDDNLPRMYETGTDFCPYASFVKYLSKRNPLCKAFFQRPRDHCSESDTTWYENKAIGKNLLGTRMQMLSRAAKLSKTYTNHCIGAVSIATLNGIAGIGSKLAPLHVSPETVNRAREAHHFQHLLLSCAQDCEEEPELKPQKVFKRPRTLVYPVSVSGPGPGASPKRLCARATVERAESPTVTARVTSHCEGNGEPPHMLPSQENRSNSVGMSNRPLLAHSPASPLGTAGIPTPAQLTKANAPVHIDVGGHMYTSSLATLSKFPESRIGRLFDGTEPIVLDSLKQHYFIDRDGHMFRYILNFLRTSKLLIPDDFKEYSLLYEEARYFQLQPLQAELERWRSEQDSKYTSRMCECVVIRVAPELGERITLSGDKALIEDIFPEIGDVMCNSVNAGWNHDSTHVIRFPLNGYCHLNSVQVLERLQQRGFEIAASCGGGVDSSQFSEYVLRREIKRSHRGVMTSVIRIKQEPLD from the exons ATGTCAGAAGAAGAAGCCGAGTTAGAGTGGGAGGAGTGCGGGGAGCCCGACAGCTGCGCTACCGTGGAAACGGAGGAAGCGGTCCTCATGCGGAATACGGACCAGCGCTGCGGGGACGAGCTCGACCAGTTGTGCGCAGCTGTAGACTCGGAGCCCGAGGGAGACATGCATCGCTCCCCGTCCGATCGCTCCAGGCTTAGTGAGAACACGCGCTTGGCCACCCGATACGCGGTGCGAATCTTCAGGGAATACCTGACGGAGAAGACGCAAAGTACGGACTTTGAGAGCATGGATAAGCACGCGCTCTGTAAAATGCTGCGCTCTTTCTATTCCGAGGCGCGCTCCAAAAGCGGCCAGCTGTACAGCAAGTCTTCTCTCATCAGCATACGGAGCTCGCTCAACCGGTACCTGAATGAGCCCCCCTTCTGCCGCACGCTCGACCTCACCAAGGACCCCGAGCTGCGCAGTGCAAACCTGGCGCTCGCCGCGGTCATACGCAAACTGGAGGAGCAGGGCGCCGGTCCCGTGGTGCAGAAACAAGCCATTACgcgctcggacctgagaaaactcTACACTTCTGCAGTGTTCAGCGCCAGCACGCCTTTCGGGCTGCTCAATAAAGTGTGGTTCGAGACTTGCATGTACTTCTGCACGAGGGGACGGGAGAATCAGCGAGAGCTCGAGGAGGACTCTTTCGGTTTAGCCATGGACGAGGACGGAAGAAAGTTTGTGTACTTCAAAGCTCTCGGGCCGTACCACAAATCTCGATCCTCCTCCTGGACTAAAAAAAGGTCTGACACGGACGATGACAACCTTCCCCGCATGTACGAGACCGGCACGGACTTTTGTCCTTACGCGAGTTTCGTGAAGTACCTCTCGAAGCGCAATCCTCTCTGCAAGGCTTTTTTCCAGCGTCCGCGGGATCACTGCAGCGAAAGTGACACGACCTGGTACGAGAATAAAGCTATCGGTAAAAACCTGCTGGGCACGAGAATGCAGATGCTCTCGCGGGCCGCCAAATTGTCAAAGACCTACACAAACCACTGCATTGGCGCGGTCTCCATAGCAACGCTCAACGGCATTGCGGGCATCGGGTCAAAGTTAGCGCCTCTCCACGTCTCTCCGGAAACGGTCAACAGAGCCCGCGAGGCACATCACTTCCAGCACCTGCTGCTGAGCTGTGCGCAGGACTGCGAGGAAGAGCCCGAGCTCAAACCGCAGAAAGTGTTCAAGCGCCCGCGGACGCTCGTCTATCCGGTGAGCGTTTCAGGACCAGGGCCAGGGGCATCGCCAAAAAGACTGTGCGCGCGCGCTACTGTGGAGCGCGCGGAGTCTCCGACGGTCACCGCTCGGGTTACCTCTCATTGCGAAGGCAACGGAGAACCCCCTCATATGCTTCCCTCACAG GAGAATCGCAGCAACAGTGTGGGCATGTCAAATCGGCCTCTCTTGGCGCATTCGCCTGCCTCCCCGCTGGGCACAGCTGGCATCCCCACACCTGCACAGCTTACAAAGGCCAACGCACCAGTCCATATCGATGTAGGGGGTCACATGTATACCAGCAGCCTGGCCACACTTTCCAAATTCCCAGAGtccag GATTGGCCGTTTATTTGATGGCACAGAGCCCATTGTATTGGACAGCCTGAAACAGCATTACTTTATAGATCGGGACGGTCACATGTTCCGCTACATATTAAACTTTCTCAGGACCTCAAAACTGCTCATCCCAGATGATTTTAAG GAATATTCTCTACTGTACGAGGAGGCGCGATATTTCCAGTTGCAGCCACTGCAGGCTGAGCTGGAGCGCTGGCGTTCTGAGCAGGACTCTAAGTACACATCACGGATGTGTGAGTGTGTCGTCATTCGTGTGGCCCCCGAGCTGGGAGAGAGGATAACACTCAGCGGCGATAAAGCACTCATCGAGGACATCTTCCCAGAGATAGGGGACGTCATGTGCAACTCCGTCAACGCTGGCTGGAATCACGATTCTACTCATGTTATACGCTTCCCTCTCAATGGATACTGCCACCTCAACTCTGTACAG